In a genomic window of Thermoproteus tenax Kra 1:
- the trpD gene encoding anthranilate phosphoribosyltransferase: MSLKRLGEGGRLTFDEAYRLALSMLNGELSDVEIAAALTAMRVRGETAEEVAGFAKAARDTCVRVHIDVDAIDTAGTGGDGQRTINVSTAAAIVASAAGAYVLKHGNRSVTSPTGSADFLEALGYNINLKPEQATAALKESRFAFLFAPVYHPTFARVAPVRKKLPFRTIFNVVGPLANPGHVRRQVIGVAEERLMPIVAEAASLLGLEHVVVIHGEPGIDEASPEGSTKVYEVRRGSLESYSLAPEDFGARRGRMPRVNTREESLAITTRGLRGEDPEAENAIAMNAALALYVSGLARDVREGYEAARQTIESGAAARHLEAIIMASKRWSS, encoded by the coding sequence ATGTCGCTTAAGAGGTTGGGCGAGGGAGGGAGGCTGACGTTCGACGAAGCCTACAGATTGGCGCTATCTATGCTCAATGGAGAATTGAGCGATGTGGAGATAGCAGCGGCGCTGACCGCCATGAGGGTGAGGGGCGAGACCGCCGAGGAGGTCGCCGGCTTTGCCAAGGCGGCCCGCGACACTTGCGTGAGAGTCCACATAGACGTAGACGCCATAGACACTGCGGGCACCGGCGGAGATGGACAGAGGACGATCAACGTTTCCACGGCGGCCGCAATAGTGGCGTCTGCGGCCGGCGCATATGTCTTGAAACACGGCAATCGCTCCGTCACGAGCCCCACGGGCAGCGCGGACTTTCTTGAGGCTCTAGGCTACAACATCAATCTGAAGCCCGAGCAAGCTACGGCGGCGCTCAAGGAGAGCAGATTCGCCTTCTTGTTCGCCCCTGTATATCACCCCACGTTCGCCAGAGTGGCGCCCGTGCGCAAGAAGCTGCCCTTCAGGACGATCTTCAACGTAGTGGGGCCTCTGGCGAATCCCGGGCATGTCAGAAGGCAGGTTATTGGAGTGGCCGAGGAGAGGCTGATGCCCATAGTGGCAGAGGCCGCCTCTTTGCTCGGGCTGGAGCACGTAGTAGTGATACACGGGGAGCCCGGAATAGACGAGGCCTCGCCGGAGGGCTCCACCAAGGTCTACGAAGTGAGGAGGGGCTCCCTAGAGAGCTACTCCCTCGCCCCTGAGGACTTCGGCGCCAGAAGGGGCAGAATGCCCAGAGTAAACACCAGAGAGGAGTCGCTGGCGATAACCACGAGGGGGCTCAGAGGAGAGGACCCGGAGGCTGAGAACGCCATAGCTATGAACGCGGCGCTCGCCCTGTATGTGTCCGGCTTAGCTAGGGACGTAAGAGAGGGATATGAGGCGGCTAGACAGACCATAGAATCGGGGGCCGCGGCGAGGCACCTAGAGGCGATAATAATGGCGAGCAAGAGATGGTCCTCCTGA
- a CDS encoding 5-formyltetrahydrofolate cyclo-ligase — MFPVIKVEVRFHVDVKSAKQAVRERIWRLLEERGLAAFPKPVYGRIPNFVGSDKACDRAAALPEFARARTVKINPDAPQRMCRELALKSGKVLVVPTPRIRGGFLLLDPSAIPRDAYREASTIGGAAKWGRPTPPEHLPQIDLVIIGSVAVNPKTGRRLGKSHGYAEIEWGILSYYGKVGESTPVVTTVHDVQLVDDDIPREPFDLPVDIVVTPTRALRTSRTDMKPSGILWEYVTEDMLREIPLLAELRGSRIP, encoded by the coding sequence ATGTTTCCAGTTATAAAAGTCGAAGTTCGTTTCCACGTGGATGTAAAGTCAGCAAAACAGGCAGTAAGGGAGAGGATATGGAGGCTGCTGGAGGAGAGGGGCTTGGCGGCCTTTCCCAAGCCCGTCTACGGCAGAATTCCAAACTTCGTGGGCTCCGACAAGGCCTGCGATCGGGCCGCGGCCCTCCCCGAGTTCGCGAGGGCCCGGACAGTGAAGATAAACCCAGATGCTCCGCAGAGGATGTGCAGAGAGCTCGCTCTGAAGAGCGGGAAGGTCCTGGTTGTGCCCACGCCCAGGATCAGAGGAGGCTTCCTCTTGTTGGATCCATCCGCTATACCTAGGGACGCATATAGAGAGGCCTCGACCATCGGGGGCGCCGCCAAGTGGGGCAGGCCGACTCCGCCGGAACATCTGCCGCAGATCGACCTAGTAATAATAGGCTCTGTGGCGGTCAATCCCAAGACTGGGAGAAGGTTGGGCAAAAGCCACGGATACGCCGAGATAGAGTGGGGCATACTCAGCTACTACGGCAAAGTCGGCGAATCTACGCCGGTCGTAACGACTGTACACGACGTACAGTTGGTGGACGACGATATACCGAGGGAGCCCTTCGATCTCCCCGTCGATATAGTCGTCACGCCCACGAGGGCTCTGAGAACCTCGAGGACAGATATGAAGCCCTCCGGGATCCTCTGGGAGTACGTCACAGAGGATATGCTCAGAGAGATCCCGCTTTTGGCCGAGCTCAGAGGTAGCCGT
- a CDS encoding TrpB-like pyridoxal phosphate-dependent enzyme: MVDRWYNIAADLPIPLPPPKDPDEGDSRIALLTRILPSALIDQEFTAERWIPIPGEVREAYARVGRPTPYRRAEALERRLGLKVHIYYKYEGALPVGSHKLNTALAQAYYAKQDGAEEVATETGAGQWGMAVSLAAALFGLKATVFMTRSSYNSKRQRVTFIRTYGATVYPSPSDITETGRKFYRPDHPGSLGIAISEAVEYVLSGERRRYLPGSVLEFVLIHQSVIGLEAIQQMPEEPDYAIGCVGGGSNFGGFTYPMIGMKLRGEGFSKTKFLAAESAAAPKLTAGEYRYDFPDAVGVLPLIKMFTLGHDYVPPAVHAAGLRYHGAAPSLSLLKRLGLVDAVAYRQEEVFEAAVLFARAEGIIPAPESSHAIKAALDVAKKLPPGSVIAFNLSGHGLLDVDAYERAHVA; the protein is encoded by the coding sequence GTGGTAGATAGGTGGTACAACATTGCCGCCGATTTGCCGATACCTCTGCCTCCTCCTAAAGACCCAGACGAGGGGGACAGCAGAATTGCCCTCTTAACGAGGATACTTCCCTCGGCGCTTATCGACCAAGAGTTCACCGCCGAGCGCTGGATACCTATACCGGGGGAGGTCAGAGAGGCCTACGCGAGAGTAGGCAGACCTACGCCATACAGAAGGGCCGAAGCGCTTGAGAGGAGGTTGGGCCTCAAGGTCCACATATATTATAAGTACGAGGGCGCCCTCCCGGTCGGAAGCCATAAATTGAACACGGCCCTGGCCCAAGCGTATTATGCGAAACAGGACGGCGCTGAGGAGGTCGCCACAGAGACGGGCGCGGGCCAGTGGGGTATGGCCGTCAGTCTGGCCGCCGCGCTGTTCGGCCTCAAGGCGACAGTCTTTATGACCCGCTCCTCTTACAACAGCAAAAGGCAGAGGGTGACCTTCATAAGGACGTACGGCGCTACGGTCTACCCAAGCCCCAGCGATATAACTGAGACTGGTAGGAAGTTCTATAGGCCAGACCACCCTGGCTCCCTCGGGATAGCGATATCTGAGGCGGTCGAATACGTCCTCTCCGGCGAGAGGAGACGCTATCTCCCCGGGAGCGTTTTGGAGTTCGTTTTGATCCACCAGTCGGTGATCGGTCTTGAGGCCATACAACAGATGCCGGAGGAGCCGGACTACGCCATAGGCTGCGTCGGCGGCGGCTCAAACTTCGGCGGCTTTACATACCCCATGATAGGCATGAAGCTCAGAGGCGAGGGTTTCTCGAAGACCAAATTCCTAGCTGCCGAGTCGGCCGCCGCTCCCAAGCTCACTGCGGGAGAATATAGGTACGACTTCCCCGATGCCGTAGGCGTACTTCCGTTGATAAAGATGTTCACTTTGGGCCACGACTACGTCCCTCCGGCGGTGCATGCAGCGGGCTTGAGGTACCACGGCGCGGCGCCCAGTCTGTCGCTCCTCAAGCGGCTGGGCCTCGTGGACGCCGTTGCGTACAGACAAGAGGAAGTATTTGAGGCGGCCGTCCTCTTCGCGAGAGCCGAGGGGATCATACCGGCGCCCGAGAGCTCCCACGCGATAAAGGCAGCTCTGGACGTGGCCAAGAAGCTCCCGCCGGGGTCCGTCATAGCGTTCAATCTATCGGGGCACGGACTATTAGACGTAGACGCCTACGAGAGGGCTCATGTCGCTTAA
- a CDS encoding nucleotidyltransferase family protein — translation MGVRVAVIPVGGEAVRLRPLTVETSKAMVRILNRPLMELTVVGLARQGVEEVIMGVRGYYNYKDIYDYFGEGHWIEKEYGVRVRLRYMPRAETRGNAEAVKISLEYYGIREPVLVVQGDNLFEIDLADFYRYYRSKKAFMAIALKEEERLEEFGVAAVDEDMRILKFVEKPKRREDAPSKLVNTGLYLLSEDFLSFFEGEVGSKLLREGKMDFGSNVIPAAIEAGLPVYGYHTKGYWFDVGTPERYLAAAQYLLAKLSPADLSSEEVLPKVYIQGTSPESLAFKRS, via the coding sequence GTGGGCGTAAGGGTGGCCGTCATACCGGTGGGCGGCGAGGCCGTCCGGCTCCGCCCTCTGACGGTGGAGACCTCCAAGGCGATGGTGAGGATCTTGAACAGGCCCCTCATGGAGCTGACCGTGGTGGGACTGGCCAGACAAGGCGTCGAGGAGGTAATAATGGGTGTCCGGGGGTACTACAACTACAAGGACATCTACGACTATTTCGGCGAGGGCCACTGGATCGAGAAAGAGTACGGAGTGAGGGTGAGGCTGCGCTATATGCCCAGAGCTGAGACCAGAGGCAACGCCGAGGCCGTGAAGATCTCCCTAGAGTACTACGGAATACGGGAGCCGGTCCTAGTGGTGCAAGGCGATAATCTCTTTGAGATAGATCTAGCCGACTTCTATCGCTACTATAGGTCTAAGAAGGCCTTTATGGCCATAGCTCTGAAGGAGGAGGAAAGGCTTGAGGAATTCGGCGTAGCCGCCGTGGATGAGGATATGAGGATCTTGAAATTTGTCGAAAAGCCTAAGAGGCGCGAAGATGCGCCGAGCAAGCTCGTCAACACCGGCCTCTACCTCCTCTCTGAGGACTTTCTGAGCTTCTTCGAGGGCGAGGTGGGGTCGAAGCTCTTGAGGGAGGGTAAAATGGACTTCGGCTCCAACGTCATCCCAGCGGCGATAGAGGCAGGTCTCCCCGTCTACGGCTACCACACCAAGGGCTATTGGTTCGACGTAGGGACGCCCGAGCGGTATTTAGCCGCTGCCCAGTATCTGTTGGCCAAGCTGAGCCCTGCGGATCTGTCCTCCGAGGAGGTGCTCCCCAAGGTCTACATACAGGGGACCAGCCCTGAGTCGTTGGCGTTCAAAAGGAGTTAA
- a CDS encoding glycogen/starch synthase has protein sequence MHAPEAIRKVYILTFEYGGLIKVGGLGEAVRQYAAALARRGYSVTVLMPSHGRHLDPNRGFPLRPLDFAACGERRGLDGRIYPYCIGAEETEADGARIVMFKGLDTPTGLVFDKWYPYDNVEEKAALFARAVVAYAERYGLPDLVHANDWHSGLAGVALKDYAERSGVALPLVYTVHLSSGYAFPWHYASSDWASISDRPHLVWRVCCHKWERYSDVWNSVGGTAEAFAAVEADALSSVSWGYLNEFLSKYGEWMRGKSCVLYNATDWRLEEAEAHFARLAPDGSPWRLVEAVPHMEGRLDRDGSLFVAVGRATSQKGLDVAVKALDYAPSARLLVLAVSVGDRGYEDYLKELVRARPGRAAITFARVPKDLYMALIYASTALVMPSRWEPFGISAIEAMAVGTPVIATAVGGLPEVVRDFRAGEGTGLVVPPEDAYSVGLAMEYLARWLWRGNPNEVPDPAMRAAARRWPRYIPDLKRYISAYVDERFREKNLYEQLKDCYERARLMAYYRAITL, from the coding sequence ATGCACGCGCCGGAGGCAATCCGCAAGGTCTATATCCTCACGTTCGAGTACGGCGGATTGATCAAGGTGGGCGGCTTGGGTGAGGCAGTGAGACAGTATGCAGCCGCTCTGGCCAGGCGGGGCTACTCAGTCACTGTGCTCATGCCCTCGCACGGGAGACATCTGGATCCTAACAGAGGGTTCCCGCTGAGGCCTCTCGACTTCGCCGCGTGTGGAGAGAGGAGAGGTCTCGACGGACGGATCTATCCCTATTGCATCGGCGCTGAGGAGACGGAGGCCGACGGCGCAAGGATTGTGATGTTCAAGGGGCTCGATACTCCCACAGGGCTCGTCTTCGACAAATGGTACCCCTACGATAACGTGGAGGAGAAAGCGGCGCTGTTCGCGAGAGCGGTCGTGGCATACGCCGAGAGGTACGGCCTGCCGGACTTAGTCCACGCAAACGACTGGCATTCAGGCCTCGCGGGGGTGGCGCTCAAGGATTACGCAGAGAGGAGTGGGGTGGCGCTTCCCCTAGTCTACACCGTACATCTATCCTCGGGCTACGCCTTCCCGTGGCACTACGCTTCATCTGACTGGGCCAGTATATCGGACAGACCTCACCTCGTATGGCGCGTCTGTTGTCACAAGTGGGAGCGCTACAGCGATGTGTGGAACTCTGTGGGCGGCACAGCAGAGGCGTTCGCGGCCGTTGAAGCCGATGCCCTCTCGAGCGTCAGCTGGGGCTATCTGAACGAGTTCCTCTCCAAATATGGCGAGTGGATGAGGGGCAAGTCCTGCGTCCTCTACAACGCGACCGACTGGAGGCTCGAGGAGGCCGAGGCTCATTTCGCGAGGCTCGCCCCCGATGGCTCTCCGTGGAGGCTCGTCGAGGCCGTGCCCCATATGGAGGGGCGGCTTGATAGAGATGGCTCCCTCTTCGTGGCCGTAGGAAGGGCAACGAGCCAAAAGGGCCTCGATGTGGCCGTAAAGGCGTTGGACTACGCGCCGTCCGCGAGGCTCTTGGTATTGGCTGTGTCCGTCGGCGACAGAGGGTATGAGGACTACCTCAAGGAGTTGGTCAGAGCGAGGCCCGGCAGAGCTGCCATCACCTTCGCGAGAGTTCCCAAGGATCTCTATATGGCTCTGATCTATGCGTCCACGGCTTTGGTGATGCCCTCCCGTTGGGAGCCCTTCGGCATCTCCGCCATCGAGGCCATGGCCGTCGGCACGCCGGTGATAGCTACGGCCGTTGGCGGGCTCCCCGAGGTGGTGCGGGACTTTAGAGCCGGGGAGGGCACGGGCCTGGTGGTGCCCCCCGAGGATGCCTACTCCGTTGGATTGGCCATGGAGTACCTAGCCCGCTGGCTCTGGCGCGGCAATCCCAACGAGGTTCCAGACCCGGCTATGAGAGCTGCAGCACGACGTTGGCCCAGATATATACCGGACCTAAAACGGTATATATCAGCATACGTGGACGAGAGATTCAGAGAAAAAAACTTGTACGAGCAGCTCAAAGATTGTTACGAGAGAGCGAGGCTAATGGCCTATTATCGCGCTATAACATTGTAG
- a CDS encoding glycoside hydrolase family 57 protein, giving the protein MDIVLFFEVHQPYRLRPDLHRVFPREPSFEELFYSEFDSAVFSRVAERVYRKATKIILEASREVPLKVTFSVSGLALEQIRRWAPDVLELLRELAARGVAEFVAQTYYHSLAWLIDLREFKEQVALQIKAVEELIGYRPTAAENTEFIYNNDVACAFAEMGFKAVATEGVDWVLGWRSPNYVYRSWGCDVRVLTRNYRLSDDVGFRFGARWWDQWPLTADKYAAWLDATPGDVVLIAVDYETFGEHHWPESGIHEFLRWLPREVSKRPRLKFATLTEAALRNPPRDVYDVPPWATISWADERDLSAWLGNEMQRNAFSVLRWLYPYARALGGDALRLWRLLSTSDHFYYQATKSGPAGEVHSYFSPYGSAYKAHDIYMNALAVLLSVIREKWRPQDAERLVFNDERCFHSEGVRLCSLGDLKRTDVEFKRRHKEDLMRWLTDVFLLDEASAEALLK; this is encoded by the coding sequence GTGGATATAGTACTGTTCTTCGAGGTGCATCAGCCATATCGCCTCCGCCCAGACCTCCACAGAGTCTTCCCGAGGGAGCCCTCCTTTGAGGAGCTCTTCTATTCAGAGTTCGACTCAGCCGTCTTCTCCCGCGTCGCCGAGAGAGTATACCGGAAGGCCACCAAGATAATCCTTGAGGCGTCTAGGGAGGTCCCGCTCAAGGTGACGTTCAGCGTGAGCGGCCTCGCGTTGGAGCAGATAAGGCGTTGGGCCCCCGACGTCTTAGAGCTCCTCAGAGAGCTCGCCGCTAGAGGCGTGGCGGAGTTTGTTGCACAGACCTACTACCACAGCCTAGCGTGGTTGATAGACCTAAGGGAGTTTAAAGAGCAGGTGGCACTGCAGATCAAGGCAGTGGAGGAGTTGATCGGCTATAGGCCCACGGCGGCAGAGAACACCGAGTTCATATACAACAACGACGTAGCTTGCGCCTTCGCTGAGATGGGCTTCAAGGCGGTTGCCACAGAGGGCGTGGACTGGGTCTTAGGCTGGCGCTCGCCCAACTACGTATACAGATCGTGGGGCTGCGACGTGAGGGTGCTGACGCGAAACTACCGGCTCAGCGACGACGTGGGATTCAGATTCGGCGCAAGGTGGTGGGACCAGTGGCCTCTCACCGCCGACAAATACGCCGCTTGGCTCGACGCAACTCCGGGCGATGTCGTCCTCATAGCTGTGGACTATGAGACTTTCGGCGAACACCACTGGCCTGAATCAGGTATCCATGAATTCCTCCGCTGGCTCCCCAGAGAGGTCTCCAAAAGGCCGCGCCTCAAGTTTGCGACGCTCACCGAGGCAGCACTGAGGAACCCCCCTCGCGACGTCTACGATGTACCGCCCTGGGCGACGATAAGTTGGGCAGATGAGCGCGACCTTTCGGCATGGCTGGGCAACGAGATGCAGAGGAACGCGTTCTCGGTCCTCCGGTGGCTTTACCCCTACGCGAGGGCCCTCGGAGGAGACGCCTTGAGGCTCTGGAGGCTTCTGTCCACTAGCGACCACTTTTACTATCAAGCGACTAAGTCTGGACCTGCCGGCGAGGTTCACTCCTATTTCTCCCCCTATGGCTCAGCCTATAAGGCGCACGACATATACATGAACGCGCTGGCCGTGCTCCTCTCAGTTATAAGGGAGAAGTGGCGCCCGCAAGACGCAGAGAGGCTTGTGTTCAACGACGAGAGGTGCTTCCACTCAGAGGGCGTCCGCCTCTGTTCTCTCGGCGATCTCAAGAGGACGGACGTTGAGTTCAAACGCCGGCATAAGGAGGACCTTATGAGGTGGCTCACAGACGTCTTCTTGTTGGACGAGGCCTCAGCTGAGGCGCTCTTGAAGTGA
- a CDS encoding cysteine hydrolase family protein produces the protein MLSPQELTKFIKRNNSVLVVWDVQEALVERVFNRDEFLAKLKELISAARRYGVPIVYTKITPFPERFSSPFRRSWNPGEIYRDVYPQPGDVVINKNTTSIFVGTNFELLLRNAGLTTIVFTGIATEIGVETSARHAQALGFLPVVAKEAVSSADREAHERSLANMAKLFPVLTNAEIIEIWEKNP, from the coding sequence ATGCTCAGTCCTCAAGAGCTGACGAAATTCATTAAGCGTAATAACTCAGTGTTAGTTGTATGGGACGTCCAAGAGGCGCTTGTAGAGAGAGTCTTCAACAGAGATGAGTTTCTGGCGAAACTCAAGGAGCTCATATCGGCGGCCAGAAGATATGGCGTGCCAATAGTCTACACGAAGATCACGCCGTTTCCTGAGAGGTTCTCGTCGCCCTTTAGGAGGAGCTGGAATCCGGGAGAGATCTACAGAGACGTCTACCCGCAGCCTGGGGACGTCGTTATAAACAAGAACACCACGTCTATATTCGTCGGCACAAACTTCGAGCTTCTCCTCAGAAACGCCGGTCTGACAACTATAGTGTTCACCGGCATAGCCACCGAGATAGGCGTTGAGACGTCCGCTAGACACGCACAAGCGCTCGGCTTCCTGCCGGTGGTAGCTAAGGAGGCTGTGTCGTCGGCCGACAGAGAGGCCCACGAGAGATCTCTGGCCAATATGGCCAAGCTGTTCCCCGTCCTCACTAACGCCGAGATAATAGAGATTTGGGAGAAAAACCCATAA
- a CDS encoding KaiC domain-containing protein, with amino-acid sequence MVRVSTGIKELDEALEGGIPKGSWVVATGEPGTGKSILAMHFAYAGLRADDPVVYVTTEQEFRDVVVQARQLGMDFEKYSIYSLGWKKEPEAMPQIVVIDIFGLLKVARGLSEKAKEEAPEKARRYAALSVETLIEAITEAYDVLGLLEEGGRSPSRHVRLIIDSMSAFWVDKPVMARKYSYQLKIATHRDNVTALLTSQYAPTTGQAYGFGLEHIADGVIHLWMDEVETAKEVRRHLIIKKMRMTNHSRKAFNLEIEPGRGIVLRQT; translated from the coding sequence ATCGTTAGAGTCTCCACGGGGATAAAGGAGTTGGACGAGGCGCTTGAGGGAGGGATACCCAAGGGCAGCTGGGTGGTGGCCACTGGGGAGCCCGGGACTGGGAAATCCATATTGGCTATGCACTTCGCCTACGCCGGCTTGAGGGCTGACGACCCAGTAGTCTACGTCACCACGGAGCAGGAATTCCGCGACGTTGTAGTACAAGCGAGGCAGTTAGGCATGGACTTCGAGAAATACTCTATCTACAGTCTAGGCTGGAAGAAAGAGCCCGAGGCGATGCCGCAGATAGTGGTGATCGACATCTTCGGACTATTGAAGGTCGCACGCGGGCTGTCGGAGAAGGCAAAGGAAGAGGCCCCCGAGAAGGCCAGACGCTACGCGGCCCTCTCGGTGGAGACCTTGATAGAGGCCATAACGGAGGCCTACGACGTCTTGGGGCTCCTGGAGGAGGGCGGTAGATCGCCGAGCAGACACGTGCGCCTCATAATAGACTCCATGTCAGCCTTCTGGGTCGATAAGCCGGTCATGGCGCGCAAATACTCCTACCAACTAAAGATAGCGACTCACAGGGATAACGTCACCGCCCTGCTCACGAGCCAATACGCACCTACGACGGGACAGGCCTACGGCTTCGGCCTTGAACACATAGCCGACGGCGTGATCCACCTCTGGATGGACGAGGTGGAGACCGCCAAAGAGGTCAGAAGGCACCTCATAATCAAGAAGATGCGCATGACCAATCACAGCCGTAAGGCCTTCAACTTAGAGATTGAGCCGGGCAGAGGGATCGTGTTGAGACAAACTTAG
- a CDS encoding phosphoribosylanthranilate isomerase, with protein sequence MVLLKICGLTRSEDVELVDSVADYAGFIIDPYTASPRRLDPVVARDLASVLGRAKPVAVFDRLAPKVAVALAAQYDFPVAQVPEKFGEEVEEEARESGVALAPVVLYGRDDVMAEVKRLAERSYEYILVDAIKESKIRYEHGLRVPLGLMRQAARVGRVGLAGGITPDNVEFVLELAPYMIDVASGVESSPGVKDREKVLALANKVKMAR encoded by the coding sequence ATGGTCCTCCTGAAGATATGCGGGCTTACTAGGAGCGAGGACGTAGAGCTAGTGGACTCAGTCGCTGACTACGCCGGCTTTATAATAGATCCCTACACGGCGTCTCCCAGGAGGCTCGATCCCGTTGTCGCGAGAGATCTCGCCTCAGTATTAGGCAGAGCCAAGCCCGTGGCCGTCTTTGACAGACTGGCTCCGAAGGTCGCAGTGGCGCTGGCCGCCCAGTACGACTTTCCAGTGGCCCAAGTGCCCGAGAAGTTCGGAGAAGAGGTCGAGGAGGAGGCGCGAGAGAGCGGCGTGGCGCTGGCCCCCGTGGTGCTGTACGGAAGAGACGACGTAATGGCCGAAGTGAAAAGACTGGCAGAGAGGAGCTATGAGTACATATTGGTGGACGCCATCAAGGAGTCCAAAATTAGATACGAGCACGGCCTCCGCGTCCCCTTGGGTTTAATGAGGCAGGCGGCCCGCGTAGGGAGAGTGGGGCTCGCCGGAGGAATAACGCCGGACAACGTCGAATTCGTGCTGGAGCTGGCGCCATACATGATCGACGTGGCCAGCGGCGTCGAGTCTTCGCCCGGCGTTAAGGATAGAGAGAAGGTGTTGGCGTTAGCCAACAAAGTTAAAATGGCTCGATAA
- the trpA gene encoding tryptophan synthase subunit alpha, giving the protein MRLPKPGLGVYITAQWPNSETFRSLLSSLDQVADFVEIGVPTTNPKYDGPFIRLSHREAAVKGLGALQGLDLPKNAVLMAYAEDYLGKFDALARAAAESGAVSVLLPDLLVDFPEALEEYVLAVRRNGLDPSFFLPSKFPYALAGRLASYNPLFLYIGLYAATGIRLPVYVERNIKIARQYAGDVYIVAGFAIDSADRARAIVGAGADGLVVGTAAMKILKERGLQQTLAFLAEIKEALRSLNI; this is encoded by the coding sequence GTGCGTCTGCCCAAGCCAGGCCTCGGCGTCTATATAACCGCCCAGTGGCCCAACTCTGAGACTTTTCGGAGCCTCCTGAGCTCCCTCGATCAAGTCGCAGACTTTGTTGAAATAGGCGTGCCCACGACAAATCCTAAGTACGATGGGCCCTTCATTAGGTTGAGCCACAGAGAGGCTGCCGTCAAAGGCTTGGGCGCTCTGCAGGGTCTAGACTTGCCCAAGAACGCCGTTCTGATGGCCTACGCCGAGGACTACCTAGGCAAATTCGATGCGCTGGCGCGGGCCGCTGCAGAGTCGGGGGCTGTCTCCGTGTTGTTGCCCGACCTTTTGGTGGACTTCCCTGAGGCATTGGAGGAGTACGTATTGGCTGTGAGGAGGAACGGCCTCGACCCTAGCTTCTTTCTGCCGAGCAAGTTCCCCTACGCGCTCGCGGGGAGACTCGCCTCCTACAACCCACTCTTTTTGTATATAGGTCTCTACGCCGCAACGGGCATACGGCTGCCCGTCTATGTGGAGAGGAACATCAAAATAGCGAGGCAGTACGCGGGGGACGTGTACATAGTCGCTGGATTCGCCATAGACAGCGCCGATAGAGCGAGGGCCATTGTAGGCGCCGGCGCGGACGGGCTCGTCGTGGGCACCGCCGCCATGAAGATCCTCAAGGAGCGGGGTCTCCAACAGACTCTGGCCTTTCTTGCCGAGATTAAGGAGGCGTTACGCTCTCTCAATATTTAA
- a CDS encoding 50S ribosomal protein L30 — translation MTAVVEPKREEAQVYPRYAVVRIRGQIGVPRDVERALELLRVRRKFVMSLVVGKPDVEGLLLKAQNWITWGEIDADTLAEVLQRRGRIVGDKPLTLDHLKKYGWNSFEELALAFVSGEIERIACPRRGTWPRKDGKVLCVPYMKPFFRLHPPRGGLEDIKRSYAEGGDLGYRGPAINELILRMI, via the coding sequence ATGACGGCCGTCGTTGAGCCGAAGAGGGAGGAGGCCCAAGTCTATCCACGATACGCTGTTGTAAGAATTCGAGGCCAGATAGGAGTCCCCAGAGATGTTGAGAGGGCGCTCGAACTTTTGAGAGTCAGGAGGAAGTTCGTTATGTCCCTAGTGGTCGGCAAGCCCGACGTCGAGGGACTTCTGTTGAAGGCGCAGAACTGGATAACTTGGGGCGAGATAGATGCCGACACGCTCGCCGAGGTGTTGCAGAGGAGGGGGAGGATAGTGGGCGACAAACCTCTCACGCTCGACCACTTGAAGAAGTACGGTTGGAACAGCTTCGAGGAGCTCGCCTTGGCGTTCGTCAGCGGCGAGATAGAGCGTATAGCCTGCCCCAGGAGGGGGACTTGGCCGAGGAAAGACGGAAAGGTGCTCTGTGTGCCCTACATGAAGCCGTTCTTCAGACTACATCCGCCTAGAGGAGGCCTAGAGGACATCAAGAGGAGCTACGCAGAGGGCGGCGATTTGGGCTACAGAGGCCCTGCAATAAACGAGCTGATCCTCAGAATGATCTAA